The window TTAACATTATCAAGGTTATACATTTTCCCTATAGGTACAATATCCCCTACACCGGAAATATAAAACGTTATCTTATCCACACGCCCGCCGGGGACAAACGTACGGGAAGGAACGATTTCATACATCTTAAACTCATCCCCCGTACCAGTACCCGCGCTACTGCGCTGTGACAACTTATACCGCCCGCTGTTCTTAGCATCAACCGTAACATTATTATTTAACGTATCAACTATCCCGCCCAGCCATTGCCAGTTAACCGAATTATGGAAGAACACACCGAACTTACCGGCAGTATCGTTTTCATTAAGCACTAACCCGTCGATAACGCCGTTGGTGTCAGTGTAGGTAAATACCAACTTCGCAGTTTTGCCGGTAGGGAGGTCAGTTTTCTCGTTATTCTTTAGATACGTTAATACACAACCGTAAAGATCTTCCGCAGCAGCCACAGGATCAGTCACTAATGACGGGCGGTAATCCCCGCTTTGTTCAATAGAACAATACGCGCGTAACCGCATCTCATCGTCTTTCAGGATATCGTACTTATTATCATTCGCCAATGAGTCTATGATAACAGAATTATTACTTTCGAATCCGTAAGAGTTCACCGCGCGGAGTGCATAGAAATACGGCCGCCGGAACAGAGGGTCAGTCCAGGTAGTAGTATACGACGCTACTTCCACGATAAACTTTTTCGCGTTTATCAAACTTAGCATACTCTCCCCACCATATACGCGGTACCCTCGGAGGTCTACGCAATCACTGCTGTTATCGTTATACCTAACCCCCTCCCAACTTATCCGGGTTAACCCATTATTTATCCCGCTGACAATCCCTTCCGGCGGGATTGGTAATGACGGTTTTATAACATACGGCTTCGCACTGACGGTAACCGAATATGTGCTGAGATAATTATTAAAATCCTTGCTCTTCACCTTATAAAAATACTCAACCGGGGTGGAGATATTACTGTCTGTATAAGAACTATAATTAACCTCCGCCAGTAATGCATACCCTGATTCAGAGTTATAGGTAGAACGAAAAATGTTGTAGTTAACAAAATCAGTATCCACGGTATTATCATTCCAGTCAAGCGCAACGGAATATATTAACGCTTCTGCGGTAAGGCTGGACACCGCTACAGGCTCAACATCCCGCGCAAGGCCCGGTGTTTTAACAGTTTCTGTACTCCACTTAAGATTATCATCCGCAGTACGTAACCAAAAATAGTATGTACTATTCTTCACTAACCCCGTAATTACATACACCTGCGGTACCATATTTTGTGTGACGGTACTGACATAAATAATTCTATCCGCACTTTTCCAGGATGTAGTCTGTAATGCAGCATAGCGTATATCATACCGTCCCGGGTCTAACTTACGCACCCATAGGTCATCCCCTGGCGCGGTCCAGGTAAGCCGCACCTCCCCGTCATTATCCCCGGGTTGGGCAATAAAATCGGTAACCATTGCCGGTGCACCGGCATCAGGTTCACTGGGGCTTGCATCATTATGCGGGTTACGGCTATTCCGTAATTTAAAATCCGCGGAGTTAATGTTTGTATCATACGGCTGTATTTCATACGGACTCCCGGGCAGGCGTTCCAACACCTGCGGCCCATAAGGAATCCCGGCGGTAACACCGCCCTCGGGGCTATGCGCATTACCCCATGCTACGCGGTCCTGTTCCTGTTGGCCACCATCCACTACGCGTAAATGCCCCCCGCTGTCAACAATTGAGATACTATTGTACACAACATCAGCGTGAACAACGGCGGTGGTATTGTATGTACTGCTGGCAATTAAATAAAACTTATTCGGTGTGATAACTGCGTTGGAACTAAACTCCACCAGAGTATCCCAGCTGACATACCCGGGATACATAAACTGCAGTTTCCAGTTTTCAAGATTAATATCATTATCTGTAGTATTATAAATCTCAACATATTCATTAAACGAACTATCAGGATCCGCCACTGCCACTTGCGTGATCAACACCTTACCTTCTCCCAAAGGACGTGCTGTAAGATATCCCGGTAATGACGACTGATTCCCTCCGTCATCTACAATACGAACTACAATGTAATACGTGGTACCGTTAACTAAACCGGTCAAGTTATAATTAACGCGCTGCCCGGCAATAACATTAGTGCTGAACTCAACCCTGCTCCCGCCAACCGTATTCACGGGTATGGTTTCCCAGATAAGTTCAGTTGTTATTTTAGCAGTCTTACTCCACCGTATACGCACTTTCGCGTTTACAAGATTACCGGTATCCCCGTCATCCCCCGGCATCGTCCATGAAAGCGCTATGGCTTCACTCAAAATTCCGGTAGTAATATTTGCTGCACGTTCCGGAGGTATACCGTCAAGTGTTGATGTGGATATAACCTTCGTTACAGGACTGATAAGTTCCTTATTATAATAATCATTCGTAATCCCGTAATCCCGCGCAACAACAGAGTAATACAACAACTTATTCACCGTAATACCGGTAATATAATGCGTAGTACCCGGATACAATACCGTACCTACCCGGTCAAGATAATTCGTTATTTGCGTAAAACTATACGTCCCGGAGTATATATCATAATATTTGATATCGTTATAATACACCGGCGGGACTGAGGGTGTCCATGCGAGACTTATTGTCCAGGTGGATACAGCGGTAACAGCAATCCCGGTCACCGCGCTTGGCTGATAGTCCGCTGCTAACCCTTCTGCATTGGGGTTGATGCTAGAATCATCCGTTTTTGATGTCCACGCACTGCGTTGTTGCGCTACATCCCGTGCTTTTATTGCGTAATAATAATATGTACCTGGTACCAAACCTGTTAAAACCCTTACCTCAGTCATCCCGGCACTTACTAAACCAGTCCATGCTTGCGGATACAACGTCCCGTGTGAAGCGGTCTCAAACTTAGAGGAAATAACGGGATACGTTGCATACTTAACAACGTAGGATGCAACAGTTCCTACGGTTCCATCCTCACCCGGAGCAGTCCAAGTTAGTATAACATCACCGTCAGTATATCCTGCACTATAGGCAAGATTAGACACCGCAGCAGGCGGGATATCCTCGCTGAATACTAAAGTTGAAGACAAAAATACTGTGGTTAATAAGGCGAGAACTGACCAGTACCGGGATTTATGGCCACAACTACTCAATACTATTCCCTCCTCTACTTTTTATGGTATGCATCAAGAAATGAGTCGCAATACAACGTCTTGCCTAACAACAATTCCGTTGCAATCATAGCATCCATTAATTCTTTATCCAACGGGTTAAGTATCGCTGCATCCAACCCCGCGGAAATAGCCATTACCAGATACGTACGGTCAATTAATCCACGGAAAATCGTTCCTTGTGACACATTTGACAACCCTAACACCGTTTTTGGCGGAGGATCGCATAATAACCCGATCTGTCGGATAGTTTCAATCACAGCCGATGCATGCGGCTGCGCAACATTTACCGGTAATATTAGAGGATCAATATACAAACCTGCAGTATCATACCCATGCTCAACCGCCGCGGCAACGATATTAGCTGCGATTTCCATACGGGTATCAGTATTCTGAGGAACCCCGGTTTTTGTCATGGTTAAGGCCACAATTTTTGAATTATACTTTTTTGCCAGCGGTATAAGTATATCAAGTTTTTCTTTATCCCCCGATACGGAATTAAGGAACGCATTGTCACCCGCAAGAGTAAGTCCTAATTCCATAACATCCGGTTTTGTCGTATCCACCGCCAGAGGGCACTGAGTAACTTCACGGATAGAGGTTATTAACCATTCCATATCTTTTATAGGTTCCGCTGACCCCGGCCCAACATTGACATCCAACGCATTCGCTCCGGCAGCAAGCTGCGCATTCGCAAGTTCCCGGATAACACGTTTATCCCGTCCCGCAACAGCTTCACGCACGGATTTAAACATCCCATTAATTTTTTCGCCGATAATAAACATAAATATTTATTCCGCTCCGGTTACAACAATATCATCCGTTGAGTATGCCACGCCATCCGGCCCGCAACTGCGTAACTCAAACCCAATACCTCGGCTGTCATACACATACTTATTACCCCAGGAATCCAGCCCGGGATCATGTTTTAGTTCTGTAACGGTACCAAATTGTTCGGAAACAAACTCCGGGAAATCAGAAGGATAATTCCCGGTTACAGATTTTTTTACCTTCAACGCCTGGACGAATAACTTCAATTGTATACTCTCCGCAGCGATTGCCGCGTTATCAGTCATAGACCTAGCTTCTTCACTACTGCCAGTGGTAACAGTTCCGGTTGTAACGGTTGTAGTCAAGCCCGGGATCTTAATATTATATTTGGTTAATACCACCTGCAAATTTGTTTTACCATACTCAATAACCTGTTTCCTAAAATACACCCCTGCGATTATCAGCAACAAAAACGTTATACGCGTAAAATAATGAAAAAATAAGCGCGGCGAATGCGCTGCCTGTTCTTTTGGCGAGGACAACTTATCCGTTGGATGCAACGGCATCTTCCCGCGGGTAATCTCCGAGCAGGGATTACACAAAACACTGTTATTAACGAACCTCACGCAATTATCACATAAACTATTGGCGCACCGCCGGCAATAATTTACCGATTCAATCTTCGGATGAAATTTACAGAACAACTTCGGTGCCATTTACCAGTTTTCCTTTTCAGTAAATTACAGTTTCGCTGTAAAACCCCAAAACACTTTATCCTGAAGTTTATCATTAGTATTTCTCAACCTCTGTGATAAGTTCAGTATAACCTGCCTCAATAACAACAACCCGAGTTCCTTATCCTCATTCATAAGTTTCTCAAGCCTATCCGCTTTTATGCATAACAGCTTCGTGTTCTCAACCGCAATAGCCGTAGCGGACCGCGGAAGCCGGTCAAACACTGAAAGCTCGCCAAATATCTGCCCATTATCCAGTAGAGACAACACTTTCATCCCGCCATCAACTTCAGCACGGCATATCTGTACTTTACCGGTAACAACAATAAACATCTCGCCACCGGGCGAGTTTTCCTTAAAAATAACGCTATCCGGCTTGTAAGAACACTCCTCTACCACGGTACTGATTTTATTAATGTCTTCCCCCGATATTTTTGACATAAAACTCACCTGCTTTAACAGTTCGTTTACGTTCATTACTTATGCTCCTCCAGTTTAGGGTCTAACATTATTGCTTTGTTATAATAACTCTGACGTTTTTCATCATTACCCAGTTTGGTGTAAACCACTGCCAACTGAAGATACGGCAACGCAAACCCCGGGTCTATGTTTAACGATTCCTCCAGCTGCTGAATAGCATTATCAAACTGGCGTTCAATTGTGTACACACACCCAAGCCAGTACCGCGCAAACTTATTCCCCGGCTCAATTTCCAATGCAGCGATAAAACTTTTTTTTGCCGATGCGTAATCCTGGATTATACTGTACAAATTCCCGAGGTTAAGATACGCGTCAACACCTTTTGGATCAGATTCCTGCGCTTTAACAAACATTTCCGCCGCGCGCTTATTTTTCCCAACCTTTGCATAAACCGTCCCAAGATTATTAAACACTGCGGGGGTTACATTCTCAAACTTAACCGCGCGGGACAGTACCGCTATAGCTTTCTCGTACTTTTTCATATTATGATAAACCGTCCCAAGGGTTATATACGCAGGTATAAACGATGGGTACTGCCTTACAATTTTCTTTAACTGCCGTACTGCCACGGGTTTGTTATCAAAATTATGCGCCATTATGTACGCGTAAGTATACCTCGCAAGAACATGTGTACCATCAAGTTTGACCGCCGTACGCAAAGTTTCCACCGCATTTTTTATATCTCCCATATGGTAATCCACATATCCTTTGAGGTATAACAATTCAGCATTCGGGGTTTTTACAGATACGATATACTTCTCAACCATATCCTTGGCTTTTACATACTCTCCCGCGTCAAGTAACGGCTGAAACTCAACGCTATACTTACTCCCCGCGCGTACCGACCGGTACTTCGCTGCAGTAATATACAACTGTACTGCAAGTAGTATAAGAAGTATTATTAACAACAAATAAATCATCACTGCGCTAATACCTCAGTTTTAGAAATAATATTCGCAACATCCCGAGCAATTAACAACTTTTCATTCCCCGGTATCACCAGCACTTTTATCCCAGCATCCGGCACACTTATTACCGCTTCTTTAGAATTAGCCTCATTATTCGCATCAGTATCTATCTTAACCCCGATAAATTCCAGCCCATCACACACCATCTCACGGATAATATCAGATTTCTCGCCGATACCCGCGGTAAAAACTATAGCATCCGTATTTTTCAGTATCAAAAAATACGACCCGATAATTTTGCGTAATTGATAAACGTACATATCAACAGTAAGTTTTGCGCGTTTATCCCCGGCAAGCATCGCAATAACAACATCCTTCATTTCCCCGGATATCCCGGAAACCCCGAGGATACCGCTTTCGTAGTTAAGACACACACGTATATCCGAAAGTTCCCACCCTGCCTTATGCAAGAAAAATACTAGTTCCGGATCAACACTCCCCGACCGGGTTGACATCATCAACCCTTCCAACGGCGTAAATCCCATGGTAGTATCAACCGACTTCCCGTTTCGTATAGCACACGCGCTAGTACCCGCACCAAGATGCAACGATATTAATGACAATTTATCCTGCGGTTTGTTCAACAACACAGCTGCGCGTTCTAAAACATACCTATGCGAAATCCCGTGGAAGCCATACCGGCGGACACGATGTTCATGGTACAACCTTTCAGCTATCGGGTAACGGTACGCGCACTCATCCATTGTCTGGTGGAATGACGTATCAAACACAGCAACCTGGGGTATGCCTGGACACAACTTTTCAATCGCTTCAATCCCGTTGTAGTTAAACGGATTATGCAACGGTGTAAGTTCGATATTCCGGTAAATTTCTTGTTTCACTTCGTCAGTGATCAACAACGATTCCGTATACTTATCCCCGCCATGCACCACGCGATGGCCAATCCCATCCAAATCTTTTATATGCGTAATTACCCCGGTTTCAGGCGCAGTAATAGTTTTTAGAATAACCTCAATTGCTGCGGCATGGTCTTTCACCGGAAACACATCAATCTCCGGTTCTTTGTTCGGCTTACACATATACGCTGTCGCGAATTCTGAACCTATCTTACTCACATTCCCGCGGCATAACTCTTTCTCCACGTTCTTACGGTTTTCAGTAGATAACTCAAAGACTTCATACTTCACCGAATGTATCCTGCAACTAAGCACCAGAATTTTCAAATCATTACCTCCCGTCAAAACGGCGTATAACTTTTTTTATTGTCTGCACGGTAACCGGATGCGCTACCACTACAAGATCAGCTCCTGCAGGTAAATACGCGGCAGTAGCAGCGATCTCCCACGCTGTCCCCCGGGAGTCAAGTTCTCCCCAAGACGACACCACATCCTTTGATTCCTTAACCTTCCATGTTTCCTGCGCTATCATATTAATTATGGGAGTACCCATGATCTTATCACCCTGTAACCCCGCAATCCTTGTACGTTCCATTATGGAATAACAATACTCAAACCCATACCCCAACCCGCCGGTAGTGTGATGCATAACAATACGGTCAAGCCCGAGCCCGAGGTCAGAGATAAGAATGTTCAACTGTTTTGCGAGATTAATATCCAACGGGCTTTCCGCAATAATACTATGCCCGTTTGCCGCAGCAGCTGCTGCGATTGTCTTAAAATTTTCTTTTACCGCCATACCGACCAGACAGCGTTCACCCCGTGTTTCTTCACATACAAGTGTCAACACATCACTATCCCGTTCATTATTCCCGGTTCCAATAATAATTAAAGGCAGTTTTGTTGTTTCCAGGACAGCCCGTATCTTTTTTTTAATATCAGCAGGCAAATACGAAGTACACTCATCAGGGTGTAAGGACGCTAAACGCAAACAAATCGCTTCTGCGCCCCATTCCTCCGCAGTTTTTGTCCATACTATAAGGTTAGATACTATGTCCTTATACTTTTCATAGAACCACGGCCATTCTTCTACTGGCGGGCGGTCCCATACTTCCACTGCTACAACCGGCAAGTGCGGTTCAATGCCATCAAACCGGTGAAACGGCATAACGCCCATCCCGCCGACTTTCAGCACACTACCCCGTGTCCCTCCCTCGGGCGGTAATGCCCCGAGGGTAACCTCCGAGATCGCAGATGCTGACTTTTCTATTACTTTATCTACCATTTCACCCGTTGACTTTCGGTAGTTTACTCAACGATTCTTTGAGTTCAGCTTCCGAATATTCTAAATCATTAAGTTGACCAGCCAGATATTTATCATACGAGTTTAAGTCAAAATGCCCGTGACCGCTGTAGTTGAATACAATACATTTCTCTTCACCGGTTTCACGGCAGCGAATAGCTTCATCGATAGCCGCTTTGATTGCATGCGACGTTTCCGGAGCGGGTAAAAACCCTTCCGTCCGCGCAAACAAGACTGCAGCTTCAAAACACGCGTTTTGTTTATACGACCGTGCTTCAATCACACCTTCTTTTGCTAACAATGACACCTGTGCTGCCATCCCGTGATACCTCAACCCACCGGCATGTATCGGCGCGGGACGGAATGCATGTCCAAGCGTGCACATCTTAATCAAAGGCGTCATACCAACGGAATCACCAAAATCATATGCGTACAATCCTTTGGTCAGGCTCGGGCATGAAGCCGGCTCCACAGCAATAATCCTAATATCTTTTTTACCCTTAAGCTTATCCGGGATAAACGGGAACGCAAACCCTCCGAAATTACTCCCACCGCCTGTACAGGCAATAAGAATATCCGGGGTTTTCTCACCCGCGATTTTAAGTTGTTTCTGTACCTCAAGCCCAATAATGGTTTGATGCAATAACACATGGTTCAACACGCTACCCAACGAATACTTTCCGCCGGTCTTCACAGCATCTTCCACAGCTTCCGAAATTGCGACACCCAAGCTGCCAGTAGATTCCGGATCTTCCGCCAATATTTTACGTCCGGCTTCAGTAAGGTTAGAGGGTGACGCAAAAACTTTTGCACCCCAGGTTTGCATCATCATTTTACGGTACGGTTTTTGTTCATAACTAACCTTTACCATATAAACTTTACATTCAATACCGAATAACTGGCATGCAAACGCTAATGCGCTACCCCACTGCCCCGCACCGGTTTCCGTGCAGATATTCTTCACGCCTTCCTGTTTATTATAATACGCCTGCGCAACCGCAGTATTTGGCTTATGACTGCCTGCGGGACTTACGCTTTCATTCTTAAAATATATCCGCGCCGGGGTTTTTAACGCTTTTTCTAACCTACGTGCGCGATGCAACGGTGACGGGCGCCAGAGTTTGTATATCTTCAACACATCATCCGGGATTTCAATCCACGGTTCCATTGACATTTCCTGTTTAATAACTTCCATCGGAAATAACGGCGCGAGATCCTGTGGCCCCACAGGCTTCCCTGTCCCGGGATGCAACGGCGGAGGCAGTTGTGCCGGTAAATCCGGGTTTATGTTGTACCACTTCTGCGGCATTTCTTTCTCTGACAAAAAAATCTTGGTGTCTTCCACTCTTCATTTTCCCCCTTCTCAATACTTTAATATCAACGACTGCATTATATAAACTGATTCTTAACTATTTATATTACCAAAAATCCGTGTTTGATTAAAACATTTTTTATATCATTAACAGCTACACTATCCTCCGGGAGGGAAGATACCGCACCGCCGGTTTCCGCCAGGGATGCGATACTATGGTCTGTTCTAACAATCCCGTCGAAGTATGGAAGTAAATCTTTGAACTCAGCCGGTAGTTTCCAGTTAAGGCTTTCCACCTGGTTCATAACAAGTTTTACCTCTGCAATTTTTAGTTTAACATTTCTCACAGTGTCCATGATATTACGTACAGACTTCAACCCCACAACCGTAGGTGTGGAAATCACATACAGGATATCAACATTATCCGTAGTCCTGCGGGAAAGATGTTCCAGCCCTGCCTCATTATCCGTAACTACAGCACCATAATTCTTCGCTACTTTTGACAGATAACCCCTCAGTAGTTCATTAACAAAACAGTAACACCCGCGCCCTTCCGGATGTCCCATCACAAGTAAGTCAACCCCGGAACTTTCTACTAACGCATTACTAATCTGCCATTCAATATACTCCGACTTTGACATACCTTTTGGAACTACATTCCCACTAAGTTCTTCACGGATATCCGAAACTTTATGTTCATACTTTAAGCCGAGATATTCATGGAGGTTGGCATTCGGATCAGCATCGACTGCAAGTACCGGCGCAACTCCTGCTTTCTTCAGCAGGTTGATAACAACCGCAGTGAATGTAGTTTTCCCCACCCCTCCTTTTCCTGCAACTGCTATGCGTTTAGACATCTCAATTACTCTCATCATTTCGCCCACCGCGCTGTTTTAGTGACGGGAAAAGTGTTATATCAGTATGAGGAATAAACAACGTTGACGTATATTCATTCATGAACATCGGATCAACTGATAATTCAATATATGCCATTTTATCAGCGACCTCACAGGCATCACTTCTCGCCTGACGGGATAATAGAAACATCCCCGCACCGGTAAGCGATGAATTCCCTATAAACTCCACCCTATCCCTTGGCAGGTCCGGTAATAACCCTAACTCCACAGCTTTTTCGATATCAATCATCGTGCCGAACCCGCCGGAAATATACACGTGTTCGATATCCCCGAACTCAAGCCCGGTATTTTTTAGTAATACCTGTATCCCGAGAAACACCGCGCCTTTTGCGCGTAGGATATTTGCGATATCAGCTTCTGTGATAACAATATCATCATGGGTACCGGAAAAGTTTTTGTAAACGATTACGTACTCCCACCCGCTACCATCACTACTTTCACGTACATTCGGTTTTTTAATATCCATCTTCCCGGACTTATCAATAATACCCGCGCGTAATAGTTCAGCAGGTAACTCCACCAACCCCGTCCCGCAGATACCCCGTGGCGTTTTTTTATTTATAGTATCAACCTTTGCGTTATAAGTTGTATTATCGATAATAACATTCTCAATTGCGCCCTCTACTGCGCGGATACCATTTTTTATTCCGACACCTTCAAACGCCGGCCCGGCGGAACACGCACAGCTAAGCATCCAGTCATTATTCCCCAGGACAATCTCGCCGTTAGTTCCGAGATCAAGCAGTAACGCAACCCGTTTTTGTTTTCCCATCCCGCTCGCAAGTACACCGGAAACAATATCACCCCCGACATATGACGCTACGCTTGGCAGGCAGTATACTCTAGCATATGGCCTCAATTTTAACCCGAGCTCACCAGCAGTGAGGACAGGATACTTTTTTACCGCAGGAATATAGGGTTCACGCCGTATATTACCCGGAGGTATAGCAAGAAAGAGTTGTATCATAGTAGTATTCCCCGCAGCTGTCATACACGCAATATCTTCAACTATAACCCCCGCAACTGCCGTAAGTTCGGTTATTAAAATATTAACCGTGCCCCTGATTTTTTCAGCTAAAACTTCCAACCCTTTACCTTCACCGTTTTCTGCATACATTATCCGAGAGATAACATCATCACCGTGCATCATCTGCTGGTTATTCAACGCCTTCACTGCCAAAACCTTACCATCAACAAGTGA is drawn from Elusimicrobiota bacterium and contains these coding sequences:
- a CDS encoding ASKHA domain-containing protein, whose amino-acid sequence is MQYKLTLLPQKNVYTFTLGMDILSILHNYGVSINSSCGGKGTCGKCKVIVLQGKYKTLSTQWVSKDEERKNVVLACKTYPREDVVVELPDAACTGKIVAAGVDIEVYSPSAKSVCSGFDGGVTPVIREVTVQLIPPTVEDNVSDYERLINGIKAVGITQKVVVPLRVLRSIGKVLRLANWKTTVTLAETGENGEEYEIVEIKPANSAGSKIYGIAVDIGTTTVVGVLHSLVDGKVLAVKALNNQQMMHGDDVISRIMYAENGEGKGLEVLAEKIRGTVNILITELTAVAGVIVEDIACMTAAGNTTMIQLFLAIPPGNIRREPYIPAVKKYPVLTAGELGLKLRPYARVYCLPSVASYVGGDIVSGVLASGMGKQKRVALLLDLGTNGEIVLGNNDWMLSCACSAGPAFEGVGIKNGIRAVEGAIENVIIDNTTYNAKVDTINKKTPRGICGTGLVELPAELLRAGIIDKSGKMDIKKPNVRESSDGSGWEYVIVYKNFSGTHDDIVITEADIANILRAKGAVFLGIQVLLKNTGLEFGDIEHVYISGGFGTMIDIEKAVELGLLPDLPRDRVEFIGNSSLTGAGMFLLSRQARSDACEVADKMAYIELSVDPMFMNEYTSTLFIPHTDITLFPSLKQRGGRNDESN